One Coffea arabica cultivar ET-39 chromosome 5c, Coffea Arabica ET-39 HiFi, whole genome shotgun sequence DNA window includes the following coding sequences:
- the LOC113690109 gene encoding uncharacterized protein, producing MAAREEKNMDTIVHFTHRHPLSISTIQCRARHNDRCGMCSEILDPIARVYACQGCSFFLHEHCAELQLDISHPFHPHRLHHHIDPIAIGRGCDACSSRGSYPFKSWYRCEEADCSFSLHLKCALLKPSHDHHRVEVLQNSHGHSLLVCDRPNVLHYSCTRCDTEFGDDDKIYVCLECKCMLDEPCAAHGQEIKHPFHSQHTLSLVLYYVRPPRCCSLCGGGGRNGYFFTCSSCDFCLDVDCANLGETTTICKADQGHIQIQPVTHPHPLIQVEVMISMKNFRSCCFACGLRFEDLVYACLSCGILLHKSCADLPNEITSHLHPNHLLKLVKNSFWYHKRFSCQVCLQSTGHFFYSCGECDFGLDVKCTRSAFPLIMSKYHEHALAYIDIETHNFECVLCIGICRQFYFRCLRLDCNFSIHDHCYPSLPLSIKDDCHIHPLTFADYPIKGVPDDPEKEAELYCYACEEGRAFDRITYFCSSCHFVAHVHCVITAIISYLHKEPSHLAITSIGEQLGSTGDSADEDAVLHQLDEELMRLEKDVQALMAKIGELRQRRYEHISKRTTSRRNYLLEKRDQL from the exons ATGGCTGCAAGAGAGGAGAAAAATATGGACACTATTGTTCATTTCACGCATCGACATCCACTTAGCATCTCAACAATCCAATGTCGAGCAAGACATAATGATCGATGTGGCATGTGCTCGGAAATCCTTGATCCAATTGCCAGAGTTTATGCTTGTCAAGGTTGTTCATTCTTCTTACACGAACATTGTGCTGAACTGCAGCTGGATATTTCACACCCCTTTCATCCCCATCGCCTTCATCATCACATTGATCCTATTGCTATTGGGAGAGGGTGCGACGCTTGCAGCTCTCGTGGATCTTATCCCTTCAAAAGCTGGTACCGATGTGAAGAGGCTGACTGCTCCTTTAGTTTGCATTTGAAGTGTGCTCTGTTAAAACCTTCTCATGATCATCATCGGGTAGAGGTGCTGCAGAATTCTCACGGGCATTCTCTACTTGTTTGCGACAGGCCAAATGTTTTGCATTACTCTTGCACTCGCTGTGACactgaatttggagatgatgaCAAGATTTACGTTTGTCTTGAATGCAAATGCATGTTAGATGAGCCGTGTGCTGCTCATGGGCAGGAAATCAAGCATCCCTTTCACTCTCAACATACTCTCTCTCTCGTTCTCTATTATGTGCGTCCACCTCGTTGCTGTAGCCTCTGTGGTGGCGGTGGAAGGAATGGTTATTTCTTCACTTGTTCTTCATGTGATTTTTGCCTCGATGTTGATTGTGCCAACTTGGGCGAGACTACCACAATCTGCAAAGCCGACCAAGGGCATATTCAAATCCAACCTGTAACCCACCCCCATCCCTTGATTCAAGTGGAAGTAATGATCAGTATGAAGAATTTCAGGTCCTGCTGCTTTGCTTGCGGCCTCCGCTTTGAGGATCTTGTTTATGCTTGCCTTTCATGCGGAATCCTACTCCATAAATCCTGTGCTGATTTGCCTAATGAAATCACTAGCCATTTGCACCCGAACCACTTGCTCAAACTTGTCAAAAATTCTTTCTGGTACCACAAGAGATTTTCCTGTCAAGTGTGCTTACAATCTACTGGCCACTTTTTCTACAGCTGCGGAGAATGTGACTTTGGGTTGGATGTTAAGTGTACAAGATCTGCATTCCCACTTATAATGTCCAAATACCACGAACACGCTCTTGCTTACATTGACATTGAAACACACAATTTTGAGTGTGTTTTGTGTATTGGTATTTGCAGACAATTTTACTTCAGGTGTTTACGCTTGGATTGCAACTTCAGCATCCACGATCACTGCTATCCATCGCTGCCACTGTCCATCAAAGATGATTGCCACATACACCCCCTCACATTTGCCGATTATCCAATCAAGGGGGTTCCAGATGATCCGGAGAAAGAAGCAGAATTGTATTGCTATGCCTGTGAAGAAGGACGAGCATTTGACCGTATCACATATTTCTGTTCATCATGCCACTTTGTTGCTCATGTTCATTGCGTGATAACAGCG ATCATATCTTACCTGCACAAGGAGCCTAGTCACTTGGCCATTACTAGCATTGGAGAACAATTGGGGTCTACAGGTGATTCAGCTGATGAGGATGCAGTTCTGCATCAACTAGACGAGGAACTTATGAGACTCGAAAAGGATGTGCAAGCACTAATGGCAAAAATAGGAGAACTTAGACAAAGACGTTATGAGCATATTTCAAAGCGAACTACCTCCAGAAGAAATTATCTGTTGGAAAAACGAGATCAACTGTAA